The proteins below are encoded in one region of Microbacterium pygmaeum:
- a CDS encoding DHA2 family efflux MFS transporter permease subunit, producing MRSGAQNSARATNLTLVVVAMTIGNALILVSQTAIPLALPSVMQELGVGSSTAQWVLTAGLLPLAGLMVLGGRLADLFGLRRIFVIGTFVFALASLGAGLAPTFEILVLARAVQGVGGALLLPTSVAIVSSVAGAARAGRALGLLGGAAAVAGACGPIIGGALTSAFGWRAVMLINLPLAALALVVTLIVVPRDRRPAERPRVDILGAALLCVALVGVVFGLTQSQVWGWSSPGVYLPLAAAVLSAIAFVVVERRISNPLMNFALLREHRDYAGATISQGLGGMLEMGLGMIFPLILILSIGLDPAAAGLALLPTTLPMVIVAPLAGRWYDRSGGRTPLVVGFALLALAAIALMFGVWAGGLMPLIPGLVLYGIGLAIVLTVNDPVSLDSVPERSRGEVSGVSATAEQFGGALGITLLFVVLQTSYVARLHSLIDESSLTDLTDAQYAQLHEAMDKAEQTGLNAQNFDPSLQPYLESAYNAGTFGYVVTFAATAVIAVLGVASALLLVRRSRVDAPTDMSSPESVFGASASVGSGQR from the coding sequence ATGCGCTCGGGGGCGCAGAACTCCGCGCGCGCGACGAATCTCACGCTCGTGGTCGTCGCGATGACGATCGGGAACGCCCTCATCCTGGTCAGCCAGACCGCCATACCGTTGGCGCTGCCCTCCGTCATGCAGGAACTCGGCGTCGGCTCATCGACGGCGCAGTGGGTGCTGACGGCCGGCCTTCTGCCGCTCGCAGGCCTCATGGTCCTCGGCGGTCGGCTCGCTGATCTCTTCGGGCTGCGACGCATCTTCGTGATCGGGACGTTCGTCTTCGCGCTCGCGTCCCTCGGCGCGGGCCTGGCCCCGACGTTCGAGATCCTGGTGCTGGCGCGAGCGGTGCAGGGCGTCGGCGGGGCGCTGCTGCTGCCGACCTCAGTGGCGATCGTGTCGTCGGTCGCCGGCGCCGCACGAGCCGGACGAGCGCTCGGGCTGCTCGGCGGAGCCGCGGCCGTGGCGGGCGCATGCGGACCGATCATCGGCGGCGCGCTCACCAGCGCGTTCGGCTGGCGAGCAGTCATGCTGATCAACCTCCCGCTGGCGGCGCTGGCGCTCGTGGTCACGCTGATCGTCGTGCCCCGAGACCGCCGACCCGCTGAGCGGCCGCGAGTGGACATCCTCGGTGCTGCGCTGCTGTGCGTCGCCCTGGTCGGCGTGGTGTTCGGCTTGACCCAATCGCAGGTGTGGGGATGGTCGTCCCCAGGGGTGTACCTGCCGCTTGCCGCAGCGGTACTATCGGCGATCGCCTTCGTCGTGGTCGAGCGACGCATCAGCAATCCACTCATGAACTTCGCGCTGCTCCGCGAACATCGGGATTACGCCGGGGCGACGATCAGCCAGGGCCTTGGCGGAATGCTCGAGATGGGGCTGGGCATGATCTTCCCGCTGATCCTCATCCTCAGCATCGGCCTGGATCCCGCCGCCGCGGGACTCGCGCTTCTTCCGACGACCCTGCCGATGGTCATCGTCGCTCCGCTCGCCGGGCGATGGTACGACAGATCGGGCGGCCGGACGCCGCTCGTCGTCGGGTTCGCACTGCTCGCGCTCGCGGCGATCGCGCTGATGTTCGGCGTATGGGCGGGTGGCCTCATGCCCCTCATTCCCGGACTGGTGCTGTACGGGATCGGGCTCGCGATCGTCCTCACCGTCAACGACCCGGTGTCGCTCGACTCGGTGCCCGAGAGGTCTCGCGGCGAAGTGTCGGGGGTGTCCGCGACGGCGGAGCAGTTCGGAGGAGCGCTGGGCATCACCCTGCTGTTCGTCGTGTTGCAGACCTCGTATGTGGCGCGACTTCACTCGCTCATCGACGAATCCTCGCTCACCGATCTCACCGACGCCCAGTACGCGCAGCTCCACGAAGCGATGGACAAGGCCGAGCAGACCGGGCTGAACGCCCAGAACTTCGACCCCAGTCTCCAGCCGTACCTCGAGAGCGCGTACAACGCGGGCACCTTCGGCTACGTCGTCACCTTCGCCGCGACGGCAGTCATCGCCGTGCTGGGCGTCGCGTCTGCGCTGCTGCTGGTTCGCCGGTCGCGCGTCGATGCGCCGACCGACATGTCCAGCCCGGAGTCGGTGTTCGGGGCATCCGCGTCCGTGGGCAGTGGGCAACGCTGA